The following is a genomic window from Nitrospirota bacterium.
AGGAATCACGGTCAAACCAGACAGCCGGGCTTCCTTGCCGGCCGTGAGCGGGCACGAGACGAAGACCGGCCGTTCAGGGTCGGGCAACCGGAAGAAGTCGGGATAGACCTCGCCGTTGAAGATGTGGGCTTCCAGCCCTTTGAGCACTTCGGGGATGCCGGCGACACCTACCGGACCGTCCGATTCGCCGACCAAATTGTCGGCGAGCGTCGGCAATCCTTTGATATGGTCGAAATGGAGATGAGACAGCAGGACGTGACGAATCTGCTTCTGCTCGACCAACCGGAGCTGCGAGCCGATGGTGCCCGCGTCGACCAGTACGGTTCCATTGACTAGAAACCCGCAGGTCCCGCACTGCAGCGGTCCGCGCGCCCCATCCAAGAGCTGGTCAGAACCGTGACACCCCAGCACTCGGATCTTCACGAGCGGCACCCCGTCGACCGATCATCGCGTTGGCGGCCTCCTCCCGTCATCGCACGCACAGGGTCGAAGATTATCACACCCTTTCCGACTTCGCACGAAGAAAGCTGTGGTGAGCCGGATGGGCCTCCGGGCTGGATTACGGCTTCGTTACAACGACCCTCCGCCGAGTCCGATACGAACCATCATGGCGACTCCCAAACCGATGCTCCCCAGGCTGGCAAGTCCCTGCACCGCCCAATAAGCCCGGCGACCGAAGGACAGCGACCAGACGACAGGAACGCTGAGCGCGAGTCCCACCAGCATCATCCCGAAAATGGACCCGGCGCCGAACACGAGAATGTAAGCCATTCCTTCGCCCACGGTGCGTACGGCGGCGAGCACCGCCAGAAGGAGCGCGGCGGAGCCGGCCAGGCCGTGGGCCATACCGATCAGCAACGGCTGAAGCGAATGTTTCAGCCAGTGTGCGTGAATGTGATCGGCGCCGAATCGATGACTGTGGAAGTGAAGGTGTCGTTCGCCGTCGTGCTCGTGGGTGTGCAGGTGCCACCCTTCACGGAACATCTTGAGCGCCAGCGATACCCCAAGTGCCACCAGCATTGCTCCGACTCCGAACTCACAGGCTTCCGCCAAGCGACTGGAAATCGTCACATTCATCGCCATGACGACGCAGCCCACCACGAGCAGCGTCACGGTATGTCCCAGACCCCACCAGA
Proteins encoded in this region:
- a CDS encoding urease accessory protein yields the protein MLDTQLLTILGLGFVLGLRHALDADHLAAVSTVLAQRPTFKASGLIGFWWGLGHTVTLLVVGCVVMAMNVTISSRLAEACEFGVGAMLVALGVSLALKMFREGWHLHTHEHDGERHLHFHSHRFGADHIHAHWLKHSLQPLLIGMAHGLAGSAALLLAVLAAVRTVGEGMAYILVFGAGSIFGMMLVGLALSVPVVWSLSFGRRAYWAVQGLASLGSIGLGVAMMVRIGLGGGSL